AGAGCTTGATGAATTGAGGGAACAACCGTTTGGTCTTGACTTGTAGCAGGAGTAGATTCTACATGAGTAATGATATGAGGTAAATTTTCATCACAACTTTCTGTTAGATGCACTTTGTACCCTGTCCAGTTGGTAGTGCGCTTAGTACTATTACGCGCTTCTAAGTCGTAGGGTGAGCGAATTCGTAGTGCCGAAGGCGGGCCATCTTTTTCATTGCGTAACTGAATTTTCTCTGTTGGTGCATAGTATTGCTGTAACCAGACCTGACGCAAAACTTCTACGGCTGGCAGTTGTCGCAATTCAACGGGTGCTGTTTGAGAATAGATAGCATCAAGTAAATCAAAGCCATCAGCCCCAATTGTCACAGCCAAAGCTTCTCGTTCTGGAGCCGTTCTGGGTAGTCGGGAATCTTCAAAGCGTTTGCTATAGCGGTCATACCATTCGGGGGGAGCCAATGACTTCAGCCAGGTGGGTGCTATTTCTGCCACAGCATTTAAAGTATACCGCAGGGTTTCTCCCAGATGTTCCAGTCTTGTTAACTCTCTGACCACCGCTAGTATATGAGTTGAGTCAGTGCGCTGTTTTCCTCTTGCTGACAGCAGTTTGAGTTCCTGAAATCTCAACAGCATCTTGTCTAGTATTTGCTGCTCAATACCACCTGAGATCAATCGATCACGGAATTCGCTTAAAATACTAAAGTCAAAACCTGGATCTGTTAACTCCAACGACAAAGCATATTTCCAATCAATCCGTCCTTGCACTGCTTGGGCTGCTTGCCTGTCTGAAAGATTTTCTAAATATTGCATCACCAGTACCATTGCCAAACGCCAAGGTGCAAGTGCAGGTTGACCGCGTTGTGGATAAAGCGATGCGAAATCTTCATCCTGATAAAATACCCCAAGTTCATCACGCAATCGCATATATAAATTACCTTTGGGAAACGCGGCTTTGGCTACACGTACCGTTTCATTGGGAACAGGAGGAATTTTTTCCGGATGTAAGCACATATACTGCCTCCAAAGGTATTTCTTCTAGTTTATTGATAATTGAGGCAGCTAAGTTCATTTTTTGTTACCGTGTATTACATGGTGGAGTGTAGCTCTCTTTATCATGTAATACACCGTAAACTCTCCGTTTTTATGTTAAGTAATATTTCGCCAACGGTATCAGATTGGTGGAAGCCATGCTCAACGAGTTTTGTTTGAGCAAGTTTATCTAGATGCTCTGTTGCGAAGTGAAAAGCAAAGTAGAGTTTACTGCACAATGGCTTGAGACCAATATCGTTTGTCTCCAGAACGGCTGTAGAGACGTAGCATGCTACGTCTCTAGGTTAGATGGGTGAGAGCGGTCATCTTCGAATAGTGCAAGATATGCAGTTTAACCAAAAGCCTCAAACCCGTTATTTAGACACATATTGTAAATATCAGCAAGTACGTTGTACTCTTCCAACTTCACCACTGCAAAACGTTGAACTGCCACTTGTTGCATTGCGGCTTGTAGTTCTGCATCTGGCTTAAGTAGGGCAAAGAGAAGCTGCTGAATCAGGGATGCCCCAAGATGCTGAGCTACCACCAACGGCGGCATAGGAGACGGTTCTAGCACTTCCACTACTTGCAGATGATGAGATAATTCGGGGAAGTCGCGCAGTTCCTGCTCTAATACGACACTGTCAATTGCTGCACAATCTACCAAACCGTCTGCAACCCAACGAATTGAGCGCTGGTGAGAACCTGATTGTATTCCTTGCTAAAGAAGTTTTTGGGATGTCCGCCTTGAATTAACCGATAGCGCAGCAGGTTGTAGCCGCTGTTGGAGCCTGGATCATTGTAGCAGACTTTTTTCAGAGCCAAATCCTCAAAGGTTGCCAAATTGCTGGCAGCATTCACAATCACGTCTGAAAAGTAAATGGGACGGTCTTGATAGCGTGGTGCTTGCATCACTGGAGCAACCAAAGCTTGCAACTGATGTGGTACAACCTGGCAATAGCGAATCAACGGTAATCCACAAATGAATGCCAAATCCAGTTGGTCTTTTAAGAGTACGGGGTCTTCTAGTGGACTGCATTCACCTTGGTAAAGCTGTGTTTCAACTCCCAAAACACGACCTAGATAAGCCAAAATGGTTTCGTAGAAATTGAACCAATTAGGAGCCAGGTAAGACACACCCCGCAGTTGAGTTAATCTAGTGACTTGCGGCTGAAGGTATGCCACTTATGTCCTCCAACGCCTTGATGAGTGGAAACTAACAGTAGCTTGCGGTAAGTCCAATGAATACGTAAGAACATCAAACTTAGCAAGGTCAGCAGCCCGATAATGAAAACTGTTCCATATGCCTTAGTGTCCCACCAAAGCCGCGTCAGCATTGCTTTACCGAGTCGCACAGGCTCCCACAAGCGAGGTGTTTCGCGCTTTGAATCGTGGATGTTGACAACCAATGATGTCGCTCTATTAGCGCTTGCCATTTTTATTACTCCTGATAACACCCAACCTAAACTACTCTATTTCACTACTAAAATACGGTAAATCAATCGACTTAGTTGTGTTAAAGGCAATATCTCATAGCTGGCTAAAAAAAGCAAGGTCTAATGCTCATGGCTAGCGGAAAAGGCATGCATTTTAAAAACTTCACCTAGCTCTAGCTAGTGTGAGTTTTGGTGATTTCTCTTTGAATTTTTTCTTGCTTTTTTAACCAAATCATGAAAAAATAATTTTTATTTTTTTTATAAAATCTATCGATTTACCGTAGATTTGATGAACAAAATCCAATAGGTTTCAAATAAGATTGTTCGTAGGCGCGATTGCTTATGTAGAGACGTTGCTGTGCAATGTCTCTACACGCGTGAAATTGTCACAAATCACCATTAACTGAACGGTATTGAATAATGCCGCAGTTTTCGGCTTGTGTGTCAAATCAATGCATATAACGAAATCTGGTCAAAATTATGAGTCAAATTTTAGAAGAAGTCTTATCTGCAAACCACGCTTACATTGAAACATTTGGTAACAAAGGCGAACTCGCTATGCCTCCACGCCGTCGGTTTGCTATTCTTACCTGCATGGATGCTCGACTTGATCCAGCCAAGTTTGCTGGATTGGTTGAAGGAGATGCTCATGTGATTCGTAATGCAGGTGGACGTGCCAGTGATGATGCTATTCGCTCGCTTGTCATCTCTTACAAACTACTTGGGACACAGGAGTGGTTCGTGATTCACCACACTGATTGTGGAATGGAAACCTTCACCAACGAAGTCATGCGGAATTTACTCGCGAGTAGTCTCAAAACCGCCCTTTTAGATGACAAGGGTTGGCATGATGTGGACTTGAGTTCGGGAGCGGTTGAAGGAGAGTTCATCGATTGGTTGACTATCAACGACCAGGCAAAAAGTGTCTGTGCAGACATAAAGCGGATTCGTTCGCACCCGTTGGTTCCGCGTGAAATTTCTATCTACGGCTACCTCTATGATGTTAAGACTGGGAAATTGATTGAAGTTCCCGAAGCTAAAGCAATTGGTCAAGCTTATTTATAATTCTTAACAACCCAACCTGATTTGGGGAGTTTAACTCAGGATTACGGTTTTTCCTAAGTTCATTGAGTTTCTCTAGATCCTCAATAATTTGAATTAGAATCTCAAACCAACCCCACCTTGTAAGGCAAAAGCCGTACCCCCGTCACGGACAGCATCAAAGGCAATGATAGCGTTACCAAAAATCACCGTATTGCTATTTGGGACGACGTAATCAATTCCTGGTTGCAGGGCAAAGCTAATCTTATTACCAACAGGGGAAGGTGTATCACCGCCAGCTAAAACCAGTCCAGCTCCTATATAGGCATCGGTTTGCCAGTTGATGGGGTAGTCATAGGAAACTGTTGGCACAAGGGCGACATTTGAACCAATGAAAGCCTGAGCGCGCAAAGAAACAGGCGTCTCAAGAAGCTTATAGCGACCGGCAATAACCCCTCCAACTCGGGCACCATCTGCAAAACCAACCCCAGCACCAACACCGACGTAGCTGCCATATGCGACTTGAGCTTGTGCTGGTTGGGTAGATTGAGTAAAACTTAAAACTGAACCAGCCAAAAGAACGGATACTAAGTACTGAAGATGCTTCATTGCCCCACTCCTCACACAACTCCTAACTTAATTATCGTAGATTTTATACTTAATATTAGTCAGTCATGAGTTAAAAGTTAGGAGTTAGGAGGTTTGAATTGTCTCCCCCAACTCCCCAACTTTATTTATGGGCAACGAGGATGAAGACCTCCTTGAGTGCAAATGTAAGCGATTTGCTTGGCATCTAAATTTTTAACTTGAGTGAAATCTACTCCATCCACGACAGCAGATTGCGCTCCTATAGCTGGGGTTTGCACAAATTGCTCGGTTTGGTCTTGTTTGCTGGAGGAAAGAATTGTGCCCTGAAAATCAGCTCCTGTGAGATTTGCCCCCCGTAAATCTGCAAGGCTCAGGTCGGCATTTCGTAAGTTGGTATTTTCCATGTTGGCGGAGCGCAAAATAGCATTAGCAAGACGAGTGGCGCTCAGGTTAGCATTACTGAGGTTGGCATGATCCAAATAAGCTCCTGTGAGGTCTGCTCCTTGCCAATCAGTTTTAATTAAGTTGGCAAATGACAATTGGGTTCCTACCGCAATGACGCGACCCAGACGAGCAGCATACAGATCCGCGTCTTTCAAGTGTGCATTGCTCAAGTCGGCTCCTGTAAGACTGGCATTTTCCAACACGACACCTTGCAAATCGGCTCCTTCTAGCTGAGCGCTACTGAGGTTAGCACCAGTTAGGCGTGCATTGGATAAGTTAGCTTTGTAGAGAGTGGCGCGGCTCAAATCAGTACGGCTCATCAAGACACGGCTAAGGTTCGCTTCAGCGAGATTAGCTTGCGTCATCCGTGCTTGGCTTAAATCAGCAATCCTATCGTCGTAGGTATCCCAGCGACCATCTTCGCCTGCTCCCCGGAAGCGACTCCCCTTGAAGCTGCCAAAGGATAGGTTTGCGGATTTGAACTTAATTCCCCCTAAATCAATTTTATTGAGTACTAAATTGAAGGAGTTTGGCTCAGAGCCGTTTTGACCGAGGTGGACATTGGTTAGATCCAAGTCATTGCTTTGACCGTTGTAGACAGCCAAAATCTTATTAATTGTACGCTGGTTAGCTTGCAACTGCTTTTGTAGCACTTCTCGTGGTAATGCTCTGCTGCCTCTTCCAGGCTCTAACTCGCCAACCAGGAACTGATTCATGCGTTTTAAATTGGGGATAGCTTTAGGTCCAACGCTTACCAAAGCTTGCTGAATTGTTTCAACTAAGATAGGGTTGGTTTCCTGAGAAAGCAAGTTGACAAGGTATTGGATTGCCTGGGGATCATTGAGAGTACCCATTGCCAATATTGCTTTCTGGCGTTCCTCGTTTGTCGCTGCCAATTTGGAATTATTTAACTGTTCAATAAGTGCAAGAAACTGCTGGCTGTTGCGCTGCTCGGTGAGTTGCTGATTTTGCAGAGTTTGAATGTAGACTTGAGTCCCTACTAATATTGCCAATACTGCACTCATGCTAAGGAGCGCCACTCCAAGCAGCGTCTGACTTGGATATTGTCGCATCCATCGCCACAGCTTAGATTCTTGGCTTGGCTGGTCTGGGGTGATTACAATTGATGCGATCGCGTCTTCTTCGTCTGTTTCGGTCAACTGAGACTGAATTCGTTTGCCATCATGTTGAGATGGTGATGTAAATGGTTTGGTGGCATCTATACTGTAAGTCCCTGCGAGTCGGTCGTGCAGTGCGCGACGGTTTTGCTGCCAAGGGAAACCTGTCGCTTCCAACACAAGCATGATAGTCGCCAAGCTCGTAAAAGCACCCAAACTGGGAAACAAGAAGCTGTTGCGCCACAGAAAATAGGCGATCGCCGTTGGCAAACCCCAACGACCGACTCCCTCTCGCACGATAACGGCTTTGAACCCTGGCGGTTTCCCAAGAGCGTTGACAACTTTAATCCCAAACTGATGTTTCGCCAGTGTGCTACCAGTTTTAGCCAGTAAATACAATTGCCAGCCCGAAAGTGTCAGGGGTGCTAGCAAGGCTATTGTCCATAAGAAATTGCTGGGCCATGCTACGTTACGGATGCCGTAGCTGACAGGTAGAGCTAAGGGGCGGGCGATCGCACGTTCCGTCTGTACTAACAAGGGGTTGAGTGGCACTCGATTCAAATCGCTTCTAGAATTGGCATATGCACCCATCCCAAAGGGCACCAATCCACTGGCAACCACCAGTGTCATTTCTGCTGCCCAAGCGGCAATGCGCCTAGTCGCTAAGGACAATGAGTTGGATTTTCCCGATTCTTTGGCTCGACTAGATTGATTACTTCTCCTCACACTTGGGGTTGCCATTGGATAATTCCCTTTAAAGTTATTTCTACGCCACTCTCTGCACGGTCAAAAAAACTACTGCTTATGCGTGAGAGTTATTGGATACCAAAAATTTGTATCCAAGGTACACTAAGATTGACAATAGTGCCAAACTGATCGCTGCAGCCACAAGTTTAAGTACTGCTTGTAGTATGGCAAAGCCTAACAGCAAAGCTACGCCAGAAACTATTAGCTTTCTGACTCCAGACAGATTCTTGAACCAGTTCACAAATCGCCTTAGGCGGGAGTAAAAGCTTGGACTTGACTGAGAGGAAGTTTTTATTTTATCTGACTGGGGAATGAGCACAGACGAGGAATTCATTGCCTCTAGCTTTTCGAGGCGACGCTTTAAGTCTTCTTCTGGTTGAGGATTCATCTATTTCTACCTTAGCTTCAACACTTAACAAACAACGAACCAACCAAATCCCTTTGTTTGGCTGTTGTCTTAGTGATTTTAGCGAATGTCTTTGTTTTAAAGACTGCTGTTGGTAGTTAAAAATCAAGCTTTTGATATTGGCTTTGCCTAAAAAATTTCATCTTTTTATTTAACCACATAATTATTCATCTTAACTAATAATAATTTATACGTTGCCGTCGGGA
The sequence above is a segment of the Mastigocladopsis repens PCC 10914 genome. Coding sequences within it:
- a CDS encoding pentapeptide repeat-containing protein translates to MATPSVRRSNQSSRAKESGKSNSLSLATRRIAAWAAEMTLVVASGLVPFGMGAYANSRSDLNRVPLNPLLVQTERAIARPLALPVSYGIRNVAWPSNFLWTIALLAPLTLSGWQLYLLAKTGSTLAKHQFGIKVVNALGKPPGFKAVIVREGVGRWGLPTAIAYFLWRNSFLFPSLGAFTSLATIMLVLEATGFPWQQNRRALHDRLAGTYSIDATKPFTSPSQHDGKRIQSQLTETDEEDAIASIVITPDQPSQESKLWRWMRQYPSQTLLGVALLSMSAVLAILVGTQVYIQTLQNQQLTEQRNSQQFLALIEQLNNSKLAATNEERQKAILAMGTLNDPQAIQYLVNLLSQETNPILVETIQQALVSVGPKAIPNLKRMNQFLVGELEPGRGSRALPREVLQKQLQANQRTINKILAVYNGQSNDLDLTNVHLGQNGSEPNSFNLVLNKIDLGGIKFKSANLSFGSFKGSRFRGAGEDGRWDTYDDRIADLSQARMTQANLAEANLSRVLMSRTDLSRATLYKANLSNARLTGANLSSAQLEGADLQGVVLENASLTGADLSNAHLKDADLYAARLGRVIAVGTQLSFANLIKTDWQGADLTGAYLDHANLSNANLSATRLANAILRSANMENTNLRNADLSLADLRGANLTGADFQGTILSSSKQDQTEQFVQTPAIGAQSAVVDGVDFTQVKNLDAKQIAYICTQGGLHPRCP
- a CDS encoding beta-class carbonic anhydrase translates to MSQILEEVLSANHAYIETFGNKGELAMPPRRRFAILTCMDARLDPAKFAGLVEGDAHVIRNAGGRASDDAIRSLVISYKLLGTQEWFVIHHTDCGMETFTNEVMRNLLASSLKTALLDDKGWHDVDLSSGAVEGEFIDWLTINDQAKSVCADIKRIRSHPLVPREISIYGYLYDVKTGKLIEVPEAKAIGQAYL
- a CDS encoding PhnD/SsuA/transferrin family substrate-binding protein, which produces MAYLQPQVTRLTQLRGVSYLAPNWFNFYETILAYLGRVLGVETQLYQGECSPLEDPVLLKDQLDLAFICGLPLIRYCQVVPHQLQALVAPVMQAPRYQDRPIYFSDVIVNAASNLATFEDLALKKVCYNDPGSNSGYNLLRYRLIQGGHPKNFFSKEYNQVLTSAQFVGLQTVW
- a CDS encoding IS1182 family transposase, translating into MCLHPEKIPPVPNETVRVAKAAFPKGNLYMRLRDELGVFYQDEDFASLYPQRGQPALAPWRLAMVLVMQYLENLSDRQAAQAVQGRIDWKYALSLELTDPGFDFSILSEFRDRLISGGIEQQILDKMLLRFQELKLLSARGKQRTDSTHILAVVRELTRLEHLGETLRYTLNAVAEIAPTWLKSLAPPEWYDRYSKRFEDSRLPRTAPEREALAVTIGADGFDLLDAIYSQTAPVELRQLPAVEVLRQVWLQQYYAPTEKIQLRNEKDGPPSALRIRSPYDLEARNSTKRTTNWTGYKVHLTESCDENLPHIITHVESTPATSQDQTVVPSIHQALEQKDLLPQQHLVDQGYTSSQLLSSSQRDYNIDLFGPVALNVGWQAKAGLGFDLSHFKIDWEHKAVYCPQGKRSYLWKKNKDVYGKPVIYVEFRQRDCLACPVRSQCTRAKTNPRGLTIQVQSDYEALQKARERQKTEQFQKQYGLRSGIEGTISQGIRAFEMRDCRYIGLAKTHLQHILTAAAINLGRVFAWLEEIPRAKTRSSHFALLAEPNI
- a CDS encoding PhnD/SsuA/transferrin family substrate-binding protein; amino-acid sequence: MVDCAAIDSVVLEQELRDFPELSHHLQVVEVLEPSPMPPLVVAQHLGASLIQQLLFALLKPDAELQAAMQQVAVQRFAVVKLEEYNVLADIYNMCLNNGFEAFG